Proteins encoded by one window of Salarias fasciatus chromosome 1, fSalaFa1.1, whole genome shotgun sequence:
- the znf319a gene encoding zinc finger protein 319 → MTEAWQQQQHAVAPPSVVHTLPQGTDNPLGCAVYGVVLQPDTSLQQPQHGQQHAVQGQQANLQVGAERGHKCGACGHDISHLANPHEHQCMVSQDRSFQCTQCMKIFSQATDLLEHQCVQVEQKPFVCGVCKMGFSLLTSLAQHHNSHGNGNNPMKCSICEKTYRPGSGNATPTSSAANPQQPSNGETSGGAAISASSPPAFEASAPDRPYKCSVCHKSFRHLSELTRHERIHTGEKPYKCDTCDKSFSQSSHLAHHQRTHSSERPYKCAVCEKSFKHRSHLVRHMYAHSGEHLFKCNLCEMHFKESSELLHHQCQPEGERPFRCGSCGKSFKRPSDLRQHERTHSEERPFQCEECQMSFKQQYALVRHRRTHKNPADRPFKCNLCDKGFLQPSHLLYHQQVHGMESLFKCASCQKSFSQSGELLRHKCGGEVEKPYKCDVCGKGYKKNSTLQRHQNSHCTEKPLKCSLCDKRFVSSSEFVQHRCDPTREKPLKCPDCEKRFRYSSELQRHRRVHTGEKPFKCASCDKSFKQREHLAKHQSVHSRETQFKCVWCGERFVDLTALQEHTVQHTAEGESFPEAPCIP, encoded by the coding sequence ATGACGGAGgcgtggcagcagcagcagcatgcagtCGCTCCACCTTCTGTTGTGCACACACTCCCTCAGGGGACTGACAACCCTCTGGGATGTGCTGTGTATGGAGTAGTCCTGCAGCCGGAcacctctctgcagcagccccAACACGGTCAGCAGCATGCGGTGCAGGGTCAGCAGGCCAACCTGCAGGTCGGGGCCGAACGAGGGCATAAGTGTGGCGCCTGCGGCCACGACATCTCTCACCTGGCCAATCCCCACGAGCATCAATGCATGGTGAGCCAAGACCGGTCGTTTCAGTGCACGCAGTGCATGAAGATCTTCAGCCAGGCGACCGATCTACTGGAACACCagtgtgtgcaggtggagcagaagcCGTTTGTGTGTGGCGTTTGCAAGATGGGCTTCTCTCTGCTCACCTCGCTAGCTCAGCATCACAACTCGCACGGCAATGGAAACAACCCAATGAAGTGCTCCATCTGTGAGAAAACCTACAGGCCCGGGTCTGGAAATGCAACCCCAACCTCATCAGCTGCCAACCCCCAGCAGCCCTCCAACGGGGAGACATCCGGTGGTGCAGCGATCAGTGCCTCGTCTCCCCCCGCGTTTGAAGCTTCTGCACCGGATCGGCCATACAAGTGCTCGGTGTGCCATAAATCCTTTCGGCATTTGTCGGAGCTGACGCGCCACGAGAGGAtacacactggtgagaagccatacAAATGTGACACGTGTGATAAAAGCTTCAGCCAGTCCTCACATCTGGCACACCACCAGCGCACTCACAGCTCCGAGCGGCCGTACAAATGTGCTGTGTGCGAGAAGAGTTTTAAGCACCGCTCCCACCTTGTGCGGCACATGTACGCTCACTCAGGCGAGCACCTTTTCAAGTGCAATTTGTGTGAGATGCACTTTAAAGAGTCGTCTGAGCTCCTGCACCATCAGTGCCAGCCTGAAGGTGAAAGACCTTTCCGCTGTGGCTCATGCGGGAAGAGCTTCAAGCGGCCTTCTGACTTGCGGCAACATGAACGCACTCATTCCGAGGAGCGACCTTTCCAGTGCGAGGAGTGTCAGATGAGTTTCAAACAGCAGTACGCACTTGTTCGCCACCGCCGCACTCACAAAAACCCAGCCGATCGCCCTTTCAAATGCAACCTGTGCGACAAGGGCTTCCTTCAGCCGTCCCACCTGCTCTACCACCAGCAGGTCCACGGGATGGAGAGTCTCTTCAAGTGCGCATCCTGCCAGAAATCTTTCAGTCAGTCGGGCGAACTCCTGCGGCACAAATGTGGCGGCGAAGTGGAAAAGCCATACAAGTGCGACGTGTGCGGCAAAGGTTACAAAAAGAATTCAACGCTGCAGCGCCATCAAAACTCGCACTGCACGGAGAAGCCGCTCAAGTGCTCCCTTTGCGACAAGCGCTTCGTGTCGTCCTCCGAATTCGTGCAGCACCGCTGCGACCCCACCCGGGAGAAGCCGCTAAAGTGCCCCGACTGCGAGAAGCGCTTCAGGTACTCGTCCGAGCTGCAGCGCCACCGCCGCGTCCACACGGGGGAGAAGCCTTTTAAGTGCGCGAGCTGTGACAAGAGCTTCAAGCAGCGCGAGCATCTGGCCAAGCATCAGAGCGTCCACTCGCGGGAGACGCAGTTCAAGTGCGTGTGGTGCGGCGAGCGTTTTGTGGACCTCACGGCGCTGCAGGAGCACACGGTCCAACACACCGCCGAGGGCGAGAGCTTCCCCGAAGCGCCCTGCATCCCATGA
- the LOC115387117 gene encoding casein kinase II subunit alpha'-like, producing MTPVLCSVFICWLAALHPILPTFLFRSLTQSVIVALSVCTAAADRPQAFTQRAQAAKTNGKHNSGILESRHQESRCAALQYRANKYSAGGEGPRHGASKLAMPGSTPASSKARVYTEVNTQKNREYWDYDAHVPNWSNQDNYQLVRKLGRGKYSEVFEAINVTNNDKVVVKILKPVKKKKIKREIKILENLRGGTNIIRLVDTVKDPVSRTPALVFECINNTDFKELYQKLTDYDIRYYMYELLKALDYCHSMGIMHRDVKPHNVMIDHQMRKLRLIDWGLAEFYHPAQEYNVRVASRYFKGPELLVDYQMYDYSLDMWSLGCMLASMIFLKEPFFHGQDNYDQLVRIAKVLGTDELFGYLHKYHIELDTRFKDLLGQQTRKRWEQFIQSENQHLVSPEALDLLDKLLRYDHQQRLTAAEAMQHPYFYPVVKEQVNANTDGTKAISSSNAT from the exons atGACACCCGTGCTGTGCAGTGTCTTCATCTGCTGG CTGGCGGCACTTCATCCCATCCTGCCAACCTTCCTCTTCAGGAGCCTCACTCAGTCAGTCATCGTAGCTCTGTCAgtctgcacggcggcggcggaccggCCCCAAGCCTTTACCCAGCGGGCACAAGCGGCCAAAACCAATGGTAAGCACAACTCCGGGATCTTAGAGTCGCGCCATCAGGAGAGTCGGTGTGCTGCCCTCCAGTATCGAGCCAACAAGTATTCAGCGGGAGGAGAAGGTCCCCGACACGGAGCCTCAAAGCTAGCGATGCCCGGATCCACGCCGGCCAGCAGCAAGGCTCGGGTGTACACCGAAGTCAACACACAGAAGAACCGGGAGTACTGGGACTATGACGCACACGTGCCAAACTGGAG CAATCAAGACAACTACCAGCTGGTCCGCAAGCTGGGCAGAGGGAAGTACAGCGAGGTGTTCGAGGCCATAAACGTGACCAACAATGACAAAGTGGTGGTGAAAATCCTCAAA CCcgttaagaagaagaaaatcaaacGTGAAATCAAGATCCTTGAAAACCTGCGAGGAGGAACCAACATCATCCGCCTGGTGGACACGGTCAAAGACCCCGTG TCCAGAACACCAGCGCTTGTCTTTGAGTGCATCAATAACACAGATTTTAAG GAGCTTTACCAAAAGCTGACAGACTACGATATCCGTTACTACATGTATGAGCTTCTCAAG GCTCTGGACTACTGTCACAGTATGGGAATCATGCACAGGGACGTGAAGCCTCACAATGTGATGATCGACCACCAGATGAGGAAG CTGCGTCTTATAGACTGGGGTTTGGCTGAATTCTACCATCCCGCTCAGGAATACAACGTCAGGGTGGCCTCCCGCTATTTCAAAGGCCCTGAGCTGCTAGTGGACTATCAG ATGTACGACTATAGTTTGGACATGTGGAGTCTGGGCTGCATGTTGGCCAGCATGATTTTTCTGAAGGAGCCATTTTTCCATGGTCAGGACAATTATGACCAG CTGGTCCGCATCGCCAAAGTTCTCGGCACAGATGAGCTGTTCGGCTATCTGCACAAGTACCACATAGAACTGGACACACGCTTCAAAGACCTGCTGGGACA GCAAACCCGGAAGCGCTGGGAGCAGTTCATCCAGTCGGAGAACCAGCACCTGGTGAGCCCCGAGgccctggacctgctggacaaGCTGCTGCGCTACGACCACCAGCAGAGGCTGACGGCGGCCGAGGCCATGCAGCACCCCTACTTCT aTCCTGTGGTGAAGGAACAAGTGAATGCCAACACAGACGGCACAAAGGCAATAAGCAGCTCCAATGCAACATGA
- the kiaa0895l gene encoding uncharacterized protein KIAA0895-like, protein MVLDSGGVLMDQVKSESVRDLLEPDVQADPPKTASSSDAAADKKPRSSAKRSSVAKKEKVSLNGLPAQSSSSHTVERRSSSLKCGATPRPPLRRPLSLEVTPQRLRGSQDHVADRRILQPPWRSGTAAPSPPARSLTSPSLGAGGWMRRSESTCSVNYSLGPRAGRGQMRPATSLPHIAKGVGSSTPSTSARPCLLVALRPLNLEQEKQTFFQSDYKYEPQFEYAQPEPKSVLEKYREGSGLFLEQAVGIMECVLKKFGSYENFEEVTGGTVLPKSQVWAAVRKYLQKEGCVGEVVVRLSDELLSQAVMVVESCRPTLTINLAGARQHWLEGMLRHEIGTHYLRGVNNNLQPWASSEGRKQFGLKPANPTEEGLASLHSVLLRKQPYLWRAALLYYTVFHANSMSFSQLFSHIARFVQDPDVRWEYCLRAKRGQTDTAQPGCFSKDQVYLDGILRILRHRRIIDFKMLTSLGKVSFEDVERLRHLAALSRTRIPHFMRDQERYLQHLDHIVAVNELDDSTLEQLLP, encoded by the exons ATGGTGTTGGATTCAGGCGGCGTCCTCATGGATCAGGTCAAGTCTGAAAGTGTCAGGGACTTGTTGGAGCCAGACGTCCAGGCAGATCCACCAAAAACTGCCAGCAGTTCCGACGCCGCTGCTGACAAGAAGCCCCGATCCTCGGCCAAAAGGAGCAGCGTCGCCAAGAAAGAGAAAGTTTCACTCAACGGCCTCCCagcccagagcagcagcagtcacacgGTCGAGAGGAGGTCCTCGTCTTTAAAATGTGGGGCCACACCCAGACCGCCGCTGCGCCGTCCCCTCAGTCTGGAGGTGACGCCTCAACGCTTGAGGGGTTCTCAGGACCACGTGGCGGACAGGAGGATCCTGCAGCCTCCGTGGAGAAGCGGCACTGCCGCGCCTTCTCCCCCGGCCCGCAGCCTGACCAGCCCCAGCCTGGGAGCCGGCGGCTGGATGCGCCGCAGCGAGAGCACCTGCTCCGTCAACTACTCGCTGGGGCCGCGGGCCGGCAGAGGCCAAATGCGCCCGGCGACCTCGCTGCCGCACATTGCTAAAGGTGTGGGGAGCTCCACGCCGTCGACTTCCGCCAGGCCCTGTCTGCTCGTCGCCCTCAGACCTCTGAACctggagcaggagaagcagaCTTTCTTCCAGTCCGACTACAAGTACGAGCCTCAGTTTGAGTACGCGCAGCCGGAGCCCAAGAGCGTGCTGGAGAAGTACCGGGAGGGGTCGGGGCTCTTCCTTGAGCAG gcTGTTGGGATCATGGAGTGCGTCCTGAAAAAGTTTGGCTCTTACGAGAACTTTGAGGAGGTGACGGGCGGCACCGTGCTCCCGAAGAGTCAGGTCTGGGCTGCCGTCCGCAAATACCTGCAGAAAGAAGGCTGCGTGGGAGAG gtCGTGGTGCGTCTgtctgacgagctgctgtctCAGGCCGTGATGGTCGTGGAGAGCTGCCGTCCCACTCTGACCATCAACCTGGCCGGAGCGCGACAACACTGGCTGGAGGGGATGCTGCGGCACGAGATCG GCACACATTACCTGCGAGGCGTGAACAACAACCTGCAGCCGTGGGCCTCCTCGGAAGGCAGGAAGCAGTTCGGCCTGAAGCCGGCCAACCCGACGGAGGAAGGCCTGGCCAGCCTGCACAGCGTGCTGCTGCGGAAGCAGCCCTACCTGTGGCGCGCCGCCCTGCTCTACTACACCGTGTTCCACGCCAACAGCATGAGCTTCAGCCAGCTCTTCAGCCACATCGCGCGCTTCGTCCAGGACCCCGACGTCCGCTGGGAGTACTGCCTCCGGGCCAAGAGGGGACAGACGGACACGGCGCAGCCCG gctgtttCAGCAAAGATCAGGTTTATCTGGACGGGATCCTGCGGATCCTTCGACACCGGAGGATCATCGACTTCAAGATGTTGACTTCTTTAGGAAAG GTGTCCTTCGAAGACGTGGAGCGGCTGCGACATCTGGCGGCGCTGTCCAGGACCAGAATCCCTCACTTCATGCGCGACCAGGAGCGCTACCTGCAACATCTGGACCACATCGTGGCCGTCAACGAGCTGGACGACTCCacgctggagcagctgctgccctGA